The following are encoded in a window of Amycolatopsis lexingtonensis genomic DNA:
- the kdpB gene encoding potassium-transporting ATPase subunit KdpB, protein MTVTEERPQVTPVETTSRVGAGIFSPRQLWTSLPEAFRKLNPKHQLGNPVMFVVWVGSALTTVFAVTDPSVFTILIAVWLWFTVLFANLAEAVAEGRGKAQAESLRRSKKETVARRLTATGSEEQVPGVELTIGDLVVVEAGEVIPGDGDVVEGIATVDESAITGESAPVIRESGGDRSAVTGGTTVLSDRIVVRITTKPGESFVDRMIALVEGASRQKTPNEIALTILLSTLTIIFLLAVVALQPMARYSGSEQSVIVLTALLVCLIPTTIGALLSAIGIAGMDRLVQRNVLATSGRAVEAAGDVSTLLLDKTGAITFGNRRATELIPVGTSTPDELARAARLASLADETPEGRSVVELTSGYAAQDEHGEFVPFTAQTRMSGIDIGTRRIRKGAASAVRAWVRDNGGDFPDETERVVDEISAQGGTPLVVAEDAVVRGVIRLSDVVKPGMKERFDELRAMGIKTVMITGDNPLTAKAIAADAGVDDFLAEAKPEDKMALIKKEQEGGRLVAMTGDGTNDAPALAQADVGVAMNTGTSAAKEAGNMVDLDSDPTKLIEIVEIGKQLLITRGALTTFSVANDLAKYFAILPAMFTGIYAQLGGLNIMHLATPKSAILSAVIFNALIIVVLIPLALRGVRYKPSSASALLRRNLLVYGLGGIVSPFLGIWLIDLLVRLIPGIG, encoded by the coding sequence ATGACCGTCACCGAAGAACGACCCCAGGTGACACCTGTCGAAACCACGAGCCGGGTCGGCGCCGGGATCTTCAGCCCCCGCCAGCTCTGGACGTCGCTGCCGGAGGCGTTCCGGAAGCTGAACCCGAAGCACCAGCTCGGGAACCCGGTGATGTTCGTGGTGTGGGTGGGATCCGCGCTCACCACGGTCTTCGCGGTCACCGACCCGAGCGTGTTCACCATCCTGATCGCCGTCTGGCTGTGGTTCACGGTCCTGTTCGCCAACCTCGCCGAAGCCGTCGCCGAAGGGCGCGGCAAGGCGCAGGCGGAATCCCTGCGGCGGTCGAAGAAGGAGACGGTCGCGCGCCGCCTCACCGCGACCGGCTCGGAGGAGCAGGTGCCCGGCGTCGAGCTGACGATCGGCGACCTGGTCGTCGTCGAAGCGGGCGAGGTGATCCCCGGTGACGGCGACGTCGTCGAGGGCATCGCCACCGTCGACGAGTCGGCCATCACCGGCGAGTCCGCGCCGGTCATCCGCGAGTCCGGCGGCGACCGAAGCGCCGTCACCGGTGGCACGACGGTGCTGAGCGACCGGATCGTCGTGCGCATCACCACGAAACCGGGCGAGTCCTTTGTGGATCGGATGATTGCGTTGGTGGAAGGCGCTTCGCGGCAGAAGACGCCGAACGAGATCGCGCTGACGATCCTGCTCTCGACGTTGACGATCATCTTCCTGCTCGCCGTCGTCGCGCTGCAGCCGATGGCCCGCTACTCGGGTTCCGAGCAGTCGGTGATCGTGCTGACCGCCCTGCTCGTCTGCCTGATCCCGACGACGATCGGCGCGCTGCTGTCCGCGATCGGCATCGCGGGCATGGACCGCCTGGTGCAGCGCAACGTCCTGGCGACGTCGGGCCGCGCGGTCGAAGCGGCGGGCGACGTCTCGACGTTGCTGCTCGACAAGACCGGCGCGATCACCTTCGGCAACCGCCGCGCGACCGAACTGATCCCGGTCGGAACGTCCACACCGGACGAACTCGCGCGGGCCGCCCGGCTGGCCAGTCTCGCCGACGAGACCCCCGAGGGCCGCAGCGTCGTCGAGCTGACGTCGGGTTACGCGGCCCAGGACGAGCACGGCGAGTTCGTCCCGTTCACCGCCCAGACGCGGATGAGCGGTATCGACATCGGCACCCGGCGGATCCGCAAGGGCGCCGCGTCCGCGGTCCGCGCGTGGGTGCGCGACAACGGCGGTGACTTCCCCGACGAGACCGAGCGCGTGGTCGACGAGATCAGCGCCCAGGGCGGCACGCCGCTCGTCGTCGCCGAGGACGCCGTGGTGCGCGGGGTGATCCGGCTGTCCGACGTCGTCAAGCCGGGCATGAAGGAGCGCTTCGACGAGCTGCGCGCGATGGGCATCAAGACGGTGATGATCACCGGCGACAACCCGCTCACCGCCAAGGCCATCGCCGCGGACGCGGGCGTCGACGACTTCCTCGCCGAAGCCAAGCCCGAAGACAAGATGGCGCTCATCAAGAAGGAGCAGGAAGGCGGCCGGCTGGTCGCGATGACCGGCGACGGCACCAACGACGCCCCCGCGCTCGCGCAGGCCGACGTCGGCGTCGCGATGAACACCGGCACCTCGGCGGCCAAGGAAGCCGGGAACATGGTCGACCTCGACAGCGACCCGACGAAGCTGATCGAGATCGTCGAGATCGGCAAGCAGCTGCTGATCACCCGCGGCGCGCTGACCACGTTCAGCGTCGCCAACGACCTGGCCAAGTACTTCGCGATCCTGCCCGCGATGTTCACCGGGATCTACGCCCAGCTGGGCGGGCTGAACATCATGCACCTGGCCACGCCGAAGTCGGCGATCCTGTCGGCGGTCATCTTCAACGCGCTGATCATCGTCGTGCTCATCCCGCTGGCCCTGCGCGGCGTGCGGTACAAGCCGTCGTCGGCCTCGGCCCTGCTGCGCCGCAACCTGCTCGTCTACGGCCTCGGCGGGATCGTCAGCCCCTTCCTCGGGATCTGGCTGATCGACCTGCTCGTGCGCCTCATCCCCGGAATTGGGTGA
- the kdpA gene encoding potassium-transporting ATPase subunit KdpA produces MSDTTAGLIQLGLLLAALAAVYKPLGDYLARVFSTEKHLKLEKGLYKLFRVNPDSEQRWPTYAAGVLGFSFVSVVLLYLLQRLQPVLPWNLGRGSVSPGVAFNTAISFVTNTNWQSYVPETTMGHFVQMAGLTVQNFLSAGVGLAVAIAVTRGFVRAKTDRLGNFWVDLTRGTIRVLLPMAFVFAIVLVALGVVQSLKAGVAVTNPDGSQSTIALAPAASQEAIKELGTNGGGILNANSAHPFENPNAWTNLIELFLILVIPVSLTRAFGKLVGKPKQGYVLLGVMGLLWAASLAIIWFSEANASNPAALAAGASMEGKEQRFGIGLTSIFADTTTGTSTGAVNGAHDSLSGLGGGGPLLNMLYGEISPGGVGTGLYGILVMAIIAMFLAGLMVGRTPEYLGKKLGKREVTCAAIAMLAMPTVVLLGSGIALLLPDTAGALGNGGAHGLSEILYGYASTGNNNGSAFGGLTATSDWFQSSFGVAMALGRFVPILAVLCLAGSLAAQRKVPETAGTLPTTGPLFATMLTGTVVLVAALTFIPALALGPIAEALA; encoded by the coding sequence ATGTCCGACACGACGGCCGGGCTCATCCAGCTCGGCCTGCTCCTCGCCGCCCTCGCCGCGGTCTACAAACCGCTCGGCGACTACCTGGCGCGCGTCTTCTCCACCGAGAAGCACCTGAAGCTCGAAAAGGGCCTCTACAAGCTCTTCCGGGTCAACCCCGACTCCGAACAGCGCTGGCCGACCTACGCCGCCGGCGTGCTCGGGTTCTCGTTCGTCTCGGTCGTCCTGCTCTACCTGCTGCAGCGGCTGCAGCCGGTCCTGCCGTGGAACCTCGGCCGCGGTTCGGTGAGCCCCGGCGTCGCGTTCAACACGGCGATCTCCTTCGTCACCAACACGAACTGGCAGTCCTACGTCCCCGAGACGACGATGGGCCACTTCGTGCAGATGGCCGGGCTGACCGTGCAGAACTTCCTGTCGGCGGGCGTCGGCCTGGCCGTGGCGATCGCCGTGACGCGCGGGTTCGTCCGCGCGAAGACCGACCGGCTCGGCAACTTCTGGGTGGACCTCACGCGCGGCACGATCCGCGTCCTGCTGCCGATGGCGTTCGTCTTCGCGATCGTGCTGGTCGCGCTCGGTGTGGTGCAGAGCCTCAAGGCCGGCGTCGCCGTCACCAACCCGGACGGCAGCCAGAGCACCATCGCCCTGGCTCCCGCGGCGAGCCAGGAGGCGATCAAGGAGCTGGGCACGAACGGCGGCGGCATCCTCAACGCCAACTCCGCGCACCCGTTCGAGAACCCGAACGCCTGGACCAACCTGATCGAGCTGTTCCTCATCCTGGTGATCCCGGTCAGCCTGACCCGCGCGTTCGGCAAGCTCGTCGGCAAGCCCAAGCAGGGGTACGTCCTGCTCGGCGTGATGGGCCTGCTGTGGGCGGCTTCGCTGGCCATCATCTGGTTCTCCGAAGCCAACGCGAGCAACCCGGCGGCCCTGGCCGCGGGCGCGAGCATGGAGGGCAAGGAACAGCGGTTCGGCATCGGGTTGACGTCGATCTTCGCCGACACCACCACCGGCACCTCGACCGGCGCGGTCAACGGCGCGCACGACAGCCTCTCGGGCCTCGGCGGCGGGGGACCGCTGCTGAACATGCTCTACGGCGAGATCTCGCCCGGCGGCGTCGGCACCGGCCTCTACGGCATCCTCGTCATGGCGATCATCGCGATGTTCCTGGCCGGCCTGATGGTCGGGCGCACGCCGGAGTACCTGGGCAAGAAGCTCGGCAAGCGCGAGGTCACCTGCGCGGCCATCGCGATGCTGGCCATGCCGACCGTGGTGCTGCTCGGCTCGGGGATCGCGTTGCTGCTGCCGGACACGGCGGGCGCGCTCGGCAACGGCGGCGCGCACGGCCTGTCCGAGATCCTCTACGGCTACGCGTCCACCGGCAACAACAACGGCAGCGCGTTCGGCGGCCTGACCGCGACGAGCGACTGGTTCCAGTCCTCGTTCGGCGTCGCGATGGCGCTCGGCCGGTTCGTGCCGATCCTCGCCGTGCTCTGCCTGGCCGGTTCCCTGGCCGCGCAGCGCAAGGTGCCCGAAACCGCGGGCACGCTGCCCACCACCGGGCCGCTGTTCGCCACCATGCTCACCGGCACGGTGGTGCTCGTCGCGGCCCTCACGTTCATCCCGGCGCTCGCGCTCGGGCCCATCGCGGAGGCACTCGCATGA
- the kdpF gene encoding K(+)-transporting ATPase subunit F: protein MSGAGTVANVIGGLLALGLLVYLFVALIKPEKF from the coding sequence GTGAGCGGCGCGGGAACCGTAGCCAACGTCATCGGCGGGCTGCTGGCGCTCGGCCTGCTCGTCTACCTCTTCGTCGCGCTGATCAAGCCGGAGAAATTCTGA
- the asnB gene encoding asparagine synthase (glutamine-hydrolyzing) produces MCGIAGWVSYDADLTRRQEVVDAMTATMSCRGPDDVGTWVRRNVALGHRRLAIIDLPGGRQPMSVHTPNGDVAMVYSGEAYNFTELKEELTKLGHQWETDSDTEVVLHGYLQWGDAVVDHLNGMYAFAIWDERDDRLVMIRDRMGIKPFYYYPTRDGVLFGSEPKAILANPLAKKVVDLDGFRELAGFTKRPGWSLWKDMEEVQPGTIVTVSREGIKTRTYWKLDAKKHTDDQETTVARVRELMTDIVNRQLVADVPRCVLLSGGLDSSAVTGLAAARLAEQGEQLRTFSVDFFGQEENFKPDEMRDTADSPFVRDVAQLVNSAHEDVMLNPGDLTDPEVRRAVLRARDIPAGLGDMDTSLYLLFKAIRGQSTVALSGESADEVFGGYRWFHDEKAVNADTFPWLAFRTSMMDERASLYTPELVKSLDVESYVADQYASAVSAVEHLDGESEREARMRTICNLHLTRFVRMLLDRKDRASMAVGLEVRVPFCDHRLVEYVYNTPWSLKTFDGREKSLLRHATSHVLPESVAQRVKSPYPSTQDPGYAAALQQQVKEVLAEPKHDVFGLVDRAWAHRASEVDPATMDPAMRIGLDRVLDFYHWIEMYSPTLELS; encoded by the coding sequence ATGTGCGGTATCGCCGGCTGGGTTTCCTACGACGCCGACCTCACCCGCCGCCAGGAAGTGGTCGACGCGATGACCGCGACCATGTCCTGCCGTGGCCCGGACGACGTGGGCACCTGGGTGCGCCGCAACGTCGCGCTCGGCCACCGGCGGCTGGCCATCATCGACCTGCCCGGCGGCCGGCAGCCGATGTCGGTGCACACGCCGAACGGCGACGTCGCGATGGTCTACAGCGGTGAGGCCTACAACTTCACCGAGCTGAAGGAAGAGCTGACCAAGCTCGGCCACCAGTGGGAGACCGACAGCGACACCGAGGTCGTGCTGCACGGCTACCTCCAGTGGGGCGACGCGGTCGTCGACCACCTCAACGGCATGTACGCCTTCGCGATCTGGGACGAGCGCGACGACCGGCTCGTGATGATCCGCGACCGGATGGGCATCAAGCCGTTCTACTACTACCCGACGCGCGACGGCGTCCTGTTCGGGTCGGAGCCGAAGGCCATCCTGGCGAACCCGCTCGCGAAGAAGGTCGTCGACCTCGACGGCTTCCGCGAGCTGGCCGGCTTCACCAAGCGGCCGGGCTGGTCGCTGTGGAAGGACATGGAAGAGGTCCAGCCGGGCACGATCGTCACCGTGTCCCGCGAGGGCATCAAGACCCGCACCTACTGGAAGCTGGACGCGAAGAAGCACACCGACGACCAGGAGACGACGGTCGCCCGCGTGCGCGAGCTGATGACCGACATCGTCAACCGCCAGCTCGTCGCCGACGTCCCCCGTTGCGTGCTGCTTTCCGGCGGGCTCGACTCGAGCGCCGTCACCGGCCTCGCCGCCGCGCGGCTGGCCGAACAGGGCGAGCAGCTGCGGACGTTCTCCGTCGACTTCTTCGGCCAGGAGGAGAACTTCAAGCCGGACGAGATGCGCGACACCGCGGACTCGCCGTTCGTGCGGGACGTCGCTCAGCTGGTCAACTCCGCGCACGAAGACGTCATGCTCAACCCGGGCGACCTGACCGACCCCGAGGTCCGGCGCGCGGTGCTGCGGGCCCGCGACATCCCGGCCGGCCTCGGCGACATGGACACGTCGCTGTACCTGCTGTTCAAGGCGATCCGCGGCCAGTCGACGGTGGCGCTGTCGGGCGAGTCGGCCGACGAGGTGTTCGGCGGCTACCGCTGGTTCCACGACGAGAAGGCCGTCAACGCGGACACGTTCCCGTGGCTGGCGTTCCGGACGTCGATGATGGACGAGCGGGCGTCGCTGTACACGCCGGAGCTGGTGAAGAGCCTCGACGTCGAGTCCTACGTCGCCGATCAGTACGCTTCGGCCGTTTCCGCGGTCGAGCACCTCGACGGCGAGTCCGAGCGCGAGGCGCGCATGCGGACGATCTGCAACCTGCACTTGACCCGGTTCGTGCGGATGCTGCTCGACCGCAAGGACCGCGCGTCGATGGCGGTGGGCCTGGAGGTCCGGGTGCCGTTCTGCGACCACCGGCTGGTCGAGTACGTCTACAACACGCCGTGGTCGCTGAAGACGTTCGACGGGCGGGAGAAGAGCCTGCTGCGGCACGCTACTTCTCATGTCCTGCCGGAGTCGGTGGCCCAGCGGGTGAAGAGCCCGTACCCGTCGACGCAGGACCCGGGCTACGCGGCGGCGCTGCAGCAGCAGGTCAAGGAGGTACTGGCCGAGCCGAAGCACGACGTGTTCGGCCTGGTCGACCGCGCGTGGGCGCACCGGGCGTCCGAAGTGGACCCGGCGACCATGGACCCGGCCATGCGCATCGGCCTGGACCGGGTGCTCGACTTCTACCACTGGATCGAGATGTACTCCCCCACGCTCGAACTGTCTTGA
- a CDS encoding GNAT family N-acetyltransferase, which translates to MIALTGLDEGALARLLDAAVAGADPLDVMPPVEGPPGWIPARRAAFLEFHRGRCLDPATAVERTWVVDADGTAVGAARLEHHGDAVEAGIWLSRDVRGRGIGREVMKLLLAEARTTGAARMIGSTTAGNAGARSLLAGLGAHLTTEGDEVRAELPLS; encoded by the coding sequence ATGATCGCCCTGACCGGGCTCGACGAGGGCGCCCTCGCGCGGCTGCTCGACGCCGCCGTCGCCGGAGCCGACCCCCTGGACGTCATGCCTCCGGTCGAGGGCCCACCGGGCTGGATACCCGCGCGCCGGGCGGCGTTTCTCGAGTTCCACCGCGGCCGCTGCCTCGATCCGGCCACGGCGGTGGAGCGCACGTGGGTGGTCGACGCGGACGGCACCGCGGTGGGAGCGGCCCGCCTGGAACACCACGGCGACGCCGTGGAGGCGGGGATCTGGCTCAGCCGGGACGTCCGGGGCCGCGGCATCGGCCGCGAGGTGATGAAGCTGCTCTTGGCCGAAGCCCGCACGACCGGAGCAGCCCGCATGATCGGGTCGACCACGGCGGGCAACGCGGGAGCCCGGTCGCTGCTGGCCGGGCTGGGCGCGCACCTCACCACCGAGGGCGACGAGGTGCGGGCGGAACTACCGCTGAGCTGA
- a CDS encoding Gfo/Idh/MocA family oxidoreductase: MRLGLAGTGRIGAAHAETLKGFDEVESVVVADVDPARAAAAAAKLGVETAALDDLFTAGIDGLVVTAATDAHPGLIIAAVDAGIPVFCEKPVAADIPGTLAVIDRIGASDVPVQIGFQRRFDAGYAAARAAVASGELGWLHTLRATTFDPAPPPAEYVAHSGGLFRDCGVHDFDVIRWVSGREVEEVYAIGANRGERFFADAGDVDTAAATLTLDDGTLATVSLTRYNGAGYDVRLDVLGSVSGVVVGLDDRSPLRSVEPGVAPLPGPAYPGFMERFRPAYTTELRAFLDVVAGRAPSPCVAADALEAFYIAEACEVSRRERRPVKLAEVRR; encoded by the coding sequence ATGAGGTTGGGACTGGCGGGCACCGGCCGGATCGGCGCCGCGCACGCGGAGACGCTGAAGGGCTTCGACGAGGTCGAGTCGGTCGTGGTGGCCGACGTCGACCCGGCACGCGCTGCCGCGGCCGCCGCGAAGCTGGGCGTCGAGACGGCTGCCCTCGACGACCTGTTCACCGCGGGGATCGACGGCCTGGTCGTCACGGCGGCGACGGACGCGCACCCGGGCCTGATCATCGCGGCGGTCGACGCGGGCATCCCGGTGTTCTGCGAAAAGCCGGTGGCCGCGGACATCCCCGGCACACTGGCCGTCATCGACCGCATCGGCGCTTCCGACGTCCCGGTGCAGATCGGCTTCCAGCGCCGCTTCGACGCGGGCTACGCGGCGGCGCGGGCGGCGGTCGCGTCGGGCGAACTGGGCTGGCTGCACACGCTGCGCGCGACGACGTTCGACCCGGCGCCCCCGCCGGCGGAGTACGTCGCCCACTCGGGCGGCCTGTTCCGTGACTGCGGCGTCCACGACTTCGACGTCATCCGCTGGGTGAGCGGCCGCGAGGTCGAAGAGGTGTACGCGATCGGCGCCAACCGCGGCGAGCGGTTCTTCGCCGACGCGGGCGACGTCGACACGGCGGCGGCGACGCTCACCCTGGACGACGGCACCCTGGCGACGGTGTCCCTGACCCGCTACAACGGCGCGGGCTACGACGTGCGCCTGGACGTGCTGGGTTCGGTGTCCGGCGTGGTAGTCGGCCTGGACGACCGGTCCCCGCTGCGTTCGGTGGAGCCGGGCGTGGCACCACTGCCGGGCCCGGCGTACCCGGGCTTCATGGAGCGGTTCCGCCCGGCGTACACGACCGAGTTGCGCGCGTTCCTGGACGTCGTCGCGGGCCGGGCGCCATCGCCGTGCGTGGCGGCGGACGCGCTGGAGGCGTTCTACATCGCGGAGGCGTGCGAGGTCTCCCGCCGCGAACGGCGTCCGGTGAAGCTGGCGGAGGTCCGGCGCTGA
- a CDS encoding LacI family DNA-binding transcriptional regulator, whose translation MEDVAARAGVSRALVSLVMRNSPKVSDARRAAVLRAAEELGYQPHVMARSLASRTSTVLGVMVNDLRNAFFADIVEELDSAAQAAGFDLILNTGGRSPTREWNALHNLLSFRPAGIILLSPVVPAASIQRAAKQCPVVLVSRTIRSSTVDTVNDDGEAGSALAVDHLAGLGHRRIAHLDGGGAAGAAQRRRGFEAAMRKHGLEPIVVRSEHTDIGGETAVRELLATYSRADLPTGLVSGNDFNAVGAISALEEAGLRVPEDVSVVGYDNTSLAALRHLSLTTVDQSRTDMARLAFAALLERVRGERTEPVRHLLHPSLVVRATTTEVSAATGGAPR comes from the coding sequence ATGGAGGACGTCGCCGCCAGGGCGGGCGTTTCGCGCGCGCTGGTGTCCCTGGTGATGCGGAATTCGCCGAAGGTGTCCGACGCCCGGCGCGCGGCGGTCCTGCGCGCGGCCGAGGAACTCGGCTACCAGCCGCACGTGATGGCGCGGTCGCTCGCCAGCCGGACGTCGACGGTGCTCGGCGTGATGGTGAACGACCTGCGCAACGCCTTCTTCGCCGACATCGTCGAGGAACTGGACAGCGCCGCGCAGGCCGCGGGCTTCGACCTGATCCTCAACACGGGCGGCCGCAGTCCCACGCGCGAGTGGAACGCCCTGCACAACCTCCTTTCCTTCCGCCCGGCGGGGATCATCCTGCTTTCGCCGGTCGTCCCGGCGGCATCGATCCAGAGAGCGGCCAAGCAGTGCCCGGTCGTGCTGGTTTCGCGGACGATCCGCTCGTCCACAGTGGACACCGTCAACGACGACGGCGAGGCGGGCTCCGCGCTGGCGGTCGACCACCTGGCCGGCCTCGGGCACCGCCGCATCGCCCACCTCGACGGCGGCGGCGCGGCCGGCGCGGCCCAGCGGCGGCGCGGCTTCGAGGCCGCGATGCGGAAGCACGGCCTGGAGCCGATCGTCGTGCGCAGCGAGCACACCGACATCGGGGGCGAGACCGCCGTGCGGGAGCTGCTCGCCACGTACTCGCGCGCCGACCTGCCGACGGGGCTGGTCTCCGGCAACGACTTCAACGCCGTGGGCGCGATTTCGGCCCTCGAAGAAGCCGGGCTGCGCGTGCCGGAGGACGTGTCGGTCGTCGGCTACGACAACACGTCGCTCGCCGCGCTGCGGCACCTCTCGCTGACCACAGTGGACCAATCGCGCACCGACATGGCGAGGCTGGCCTTCGCGGCGCTGCTCGAGCGCGTCCGCGGGGAGCGCACGGAGCCGGTCCGGCACCTGCTGCACCCGTCACTGGTGGTCCGCGCGACCACCACCGAAGTTTCCGCTGCTACAGGAGGAGCACCACGATGA
- a CDS encoding TIM barrel protein, translated as MTATIRVAAAPISWGVCEVPGWGRVLDAGTVLGEMAALGVQATELGPPGYLPRDPAELRELLGRYDLTLVGGFLAVVLHENQENALKEAEESAALFAACGGDVLVLAAATGLDGYDERPKLTDAEWATLVETASKIHDIAAAHGLHTVLHPHVGTHVEQQAEVERFLADSDLGLCLDTGHLMIGGTDPVELAKRYPERVGHVHLKDVRADLAAEVRAGRLGYTDAVGRGIYTPLGEGDVDVASMVRSVQAAGYDGWYVLEQDTALGAESPDDVPRRDTERSLAHLAKILDSL; from the coding sequence GTGACAGCGACGATCCGAGTAGCCGCCGCGCCGATCTCCTGGGGTGTCTGCGAAGTCCCGGGCTGGGGCCGGGTGCTGGACGCGGGAACCGTGCTCGGTGAGATGGCGGCGCTCGGCGTCCAGGCGACCGAGCTGGGCCCGCCCGGGTACCTCCCGCGCGACCCGGCGGAGCTGCGGGAACTGCTCGGGCGGTACGACTTGACGCTCGTCGGCGGCTTCCTCGCCGTCGTCCTGCACGAGAACCAGGAAAACGCACTGAAGGAAGCCGAAGAGTCGGCCGCGCTGTTCGCTGCGTGCGGGGGCGACGTCCTGGTGCTCGCCGCCGCGACCGGGCTCGACGGCTACGACGAACGCCCGAAGCTCACCGACGCCGAATGGGCGACGCTCGTCGAAACCGCGAGCAAGATCCACGACATCGCCGCCGCCCACGGCCTGCACACCGTGCTGCACCCGCACGTCGGGACGCACGTGGAGCAGCAGGCCGAGGTCGAGCGGTTCCTCGCCGATTCCGATCTGGGCTTGTGCCTCGACACCGGGCACTTGATGATCGGCGGGACGGATCCGGTGGAGCTGGCGAAGCGGTATCCCGAACGGGTGGGGCACGTGCATCTCAAGGACGTCCGGGCGGACCTGGCGGCCGAAGTCCGCGCGGGGCGGCTCGGCTACACCGACGCGGTCGGGCGGGGCATCTACACCCCGCTCGGCGAGGGGGACGTGGACGTGGCGTCGATGGTGCGCTCCGTCCAGGCGGCCGGCTACGACGGCTGGTACGTCCTCGAACAGGACACCGCCCTCGGCGCGGAGAGCCCCGACGACGTACCCCGGCGGGACACCGAGCGCAGCCTGGCCCACCTCGCGAAGATCCTCGACTCCCTGTAA
- a CDS encoding sugar ABC transporter substrate-binding protein, with protein sequence MFSIKKLAGVAAIAAAGLVLSACSGPSADNSSSGSPSSQAAAPSSGGPLKVAVVTHGTAGDAFWNVVKNGAEQAGKDLNVGVDYFADGDPGNQAKLIDNAVAQKVSGLVVSMANPQALQTSIQNAVKAGIPVVTINSGEDSSAAFGAIAHVGQSEGLAGQGAGQRLKAAGKTKLLCVIHEAGNIGQNQRCDGAKQTFGNVSTLQVDISNPTDAQARIRGALQSDPSIDAVLALNSQVAARAVDAAKEASSKAQVATFDLNADVVAAIKAGTILFAVDQQQYEQGYLPIVFLKLYKENGNTIGGGKPVQTGPGFVDKTNIDTVAPYAERGTR encoded by the coding sequence GTGTTCTCAATCAAGAAGCTGGCCGGCGTGGCGGCGATCGCCGCCGCCGGGCTGGTCCTGTCCGCCTGCAGCGGCCCGTCCGCCGACAACTCGTCGAGCGGCAGCCCGAGTTCCCAAGCCGCGGCGCCGAGTTCGGGCGGCCCGCTGAAGGTCGCCGTGGTCACCCACGGCACCGCCGGCGACGCCTTCTGGAACGTCGTCAAGAACGGCGCCGAGCAGGCGGGCAAGGACCTGAACGTCGGCGTCGACTACTTCGCCGACGGCGACCCCGGCAACCAGGCCAAGCTGATCGACAACGCGGTCGCGCAGAAGGTCAGCGGCCTGGTGGTTTCGATGGCGAACCCGCAGGCCCTGCAGACGTCGATCCAGAACGCGGTCAAGGCCGGCATCCCGGTCGTCACCATCAACTCCGGCGAGGACTCCAGCGCCGCCTTCGGCGCGATCGCGCACGTCGGCCAGAGCGAGGGCCTCGCGGGCCAGGGTGCCGGGCAGCGGCTCAAGGCGGCCGGCAAGACGAAGCTGCTGTGCGTCATCCACGAGGCCGGCAACATCGGCCAGAACCAGCGCTGCGACGGCGCGAAGCAGACCTTCGGCAACGTCTCCACACTGCAGGTCGACATCTCCAACCCGACCGACGCGCAGGCCCGGATCCGCGGCGCGCTGCAGTCCGACCCGTCGATCGACGCCGTGCTGGCGCTGAACTCGCAGGTCGCGGCGCGCGCGGTGGACGCGGCCAAGGAGGCGAGCTCCAAGGCGCAGGTGGCGACCTTCGACCTGAACGCCGACGTCGTCGCGGCCATCAAGGCGGGCACGATCCTCTTCGCCGTCGACCAGCAGCAGTACGAGCAGGGCTACCTGCCGATCGTGTTCCTCAAGCTGTACAAGGAAAACGGCAACACCATCGGCGGCGGCAAGCCGGTCCAGACCGGCCCGGGCTTCGTCGACAAGACCAACATCGACACCGTGGCCCCGTACGCGGAGCGCGGCACGCGATGA